Proteins encoded in a region of the Sphingopyxis sp. OAS728 genome:
- the paoC gene encoding aldehyde oxidoreductase molybdenum-binding subunit PaoC has protein sequence MKFDTPATTNPIDQLKVVGKPTNRIEGPLKVTGTAPYAYEHQDFAKTQAYGYVVGSAIAKGKIASMNLDEARAAPGVLAIVTAANAGKLGKGDFNNATLLGGPDIEHYHQAVALVVAESFEQARAAASLVRIDYTRGKGAFDLSATVETAGKAPVLYGNQPDTAVGDFGAAFAAAPVQLDARYSTPDHAHAMMEPHASIAAWEGDKLTVWTANQMIAWSAGDVAKTLGLPKENVRLLSPYVGGGFGGKLYVRADAILAALGAKAAKRPVKVALHRALMINNTPHRPATIQRIRLGATPDGKLTAIGHESWSGDVNAAKPEGAVAQTRLLYAVANRMTAMRIAALDLAEGNDMRAPGEAPGMMALEVAMDEMAEKLGLDPIQFRILNDTQVDPEVPTRPFTQRQLNKCLQMGAEKFGWAKRGKPGVTRDGKWLVGMGVAAAFRNNLNANSGARVRLSNAGIVTVETDMTDIGTGSYTIIAQTAAEMMGVPLDKVVVKLGDSSFPVSSGSGGQWGANSSTAGVYAACTKLREAAAQKLGLNPAEAVFAEGKIKAGRRSLALADAAKDGELVAEDVIEFGKLAEKEQQSTFGAHFVEVGVDIATGEIRIRRMLAVCAAGRILNPKAARSQVIGGMTMGAGAALMEELAVDKRFGFFVNHDLAGYEVPVHADIPYQEVIFLDETDPNTSPMKAKGVGELGICGVAAAVANAVYNATGARVRNYPITLDKFIDKLPEMT, from the coding sequence ATGAAATTCGACACGCCCGCCACCACCAATCCGATCGATCAGCTGAAGGTCGTCGGCAAACCCACCAACCGGATCGAAGGGCCGCTCAAGGTGACGGGCACAGCGCCCTATGCCTATGAGCATCAGGACTTCGCGAAAACGCAGGCCTATGGCTATGTCGTCGGGTCGGCGATTGCCAAGGGCAAGATCGCGTCGATGAACCTCGACGAAGCCCGCGCCGCGCCAGGCGTGCTCGCGATCGTCACCGCCGCCAATGCCGGCAAGCTCGGCAAGGGCGATTTCAACAATGCGACGTTGCTCGGCGGACCCGATATCGAACATTATCATCAAGCCGTCGCGCTCGTCGTCGCCGAAAGTTTCGAACAGGCGCGCGCCGCCGCGTCGCTCGTCCGTATCGACTACACTCGCGGCAAGGGCGCATTCGACCTCTCTGCCACCGTTGAAACGGCGGGCAAGGCGCCCGTGCTCTATGGCAATCAGCCCGATACGGCGGTGGGCGATTTCGGCGCCGCCTTTGCTGCCGCGCCGGTGCAACTCGACGCGCGCTATTCGACCCCCGACCATGCCCATGCGATGATGGAGCCCCATGCGTCGATCGCGGCGTGGGAAGGCGACAAGCTGACGGTGTGGACGGCGAACCAGATGATCGCCTGGTCGGCGGGCGACGTCGCGAAGACGCTCGGCCTGCCCAAGGAAAATGTCCGGCTGCTGTCGCCCTATGTCGGCGGCGGTTTTGGCGGCAAGCTCTATGTCCGCGCCGATGCGATCCTCGCCGCGCTCGGCGCCAAGGCGGCGAAGCGTCCGGTCAAGGTCGCGTTGCACCGCGCGCTGATGATCAACAACACGCCGCACCGGCCGGCGACGATCCAGCGCATCCGGCTGGGCGCGACGCCCGACGGCAAGCTGACCGCGATCGGTCACGAAAGCTGGTCGGGCGACGTCAACGCCGCCAAGCCCGAGGGGGCGGTCGCGCAGACGCGCCTGCTCTACGCGGTCGCCAATCGCATGACCGCGATGCGCATCGCCGCGCTCGACCTTGCCGAGGGTAACGACATGCGCGCGCCGGGCGAGGCGCCCGGCATGATGGCGCTCGAGGTCGCGATGGACGAGATGGCGGAAAAGCTCGGACTCGACCCGATCCAGTTCCGCATCCTCAACGATACGCAGGTCGATCCCGAAGTGCCGACCCGGCCCTTCACCCAGCGCCAGCTCAACAAATGCCTGCAAATGGGCGCCGAGAAATTCGGCTGGGCAAAGCGCGGCAAACCGGGCGTGACGCGCGATGGCAAATGGCTCGTCGGCATGGGCGTCGCGGCGGCGTTCCGCAACAATCTCAACGCCAATTCGGGGGCGCGCGTCCGGCTTTCTAATGCGGGTATCGTCACGGTCGAAACCGACATGACCGACATCGGCACCGGCAGCTACACGATCATCGCGCAGACCGCCGCCGAAATGATGGGCGTACCGCTCGACAAGGTGGTGGTGAAACTGGGCGATTCCAGCTTCCCCGTTTCCTCGGGCTCGGGCGGGCAGTGGGGCGCCAACAGCTCGACTGCGGGCGTCTACGCCGCTTGCACGAAACTCCGCGAAGCGGCGGCGCAAAAGCTGGGGCTCAACCCTGCGGAAGCCGTGTTCGCCGAAGGAAAGATCAAGGCGGGGCGGCGCAGCTTGGCGCTTGCCGATGCTGCAAAGGACGGCGAACTCGTTGCCGAAGATGTCATCGAATTCGGCAAGCTCGCCGAAAAGGAACAGCAATCGACCTTCGGCGCGCATTTCGTTGAGGTCGGCGTGGATATCGCGACAGGCGAAATCCGCATCCGCCGCATGCTCGCAGTGTGCGCCGCGGGACGCATCCTCAACCCGAAAGCAGCGCGCAGCCAGGTCATCGGCGGGATGACGATGGGGGCGGGCGCGGCGCTGATGGAGGAACTCGCGGTCGACAAACGCTTCGGCTTCTTCGTCAATCACGACCTTGCTGGATATGAAGTGCCGGTCCACGCCGACATCCCCTATCAGGAAGTGATCTTCCTCGACGAAACCGATCCGAACACCTCGCCGATGAAGGCAAAGGGCGTCGGCGAGCTCGGCATTTGCGGCGTCGCCGCAGCGGTTGCGAACGCGGTATACAACGCGACGGGCGCGCGCGTGCGTAACTATCCGATCACGCTGGACAAATTCATCGACAAATTGCCGGAGATGACGTGA
- a CDS encoding nucleotidyltransferase family protein, whose amino-acid sequence MVEAANIAAVLLAAGTSQRFGTEDKLLASLAGEPLALHAARRIVELAPGRRIAVCPNRDGVLAQQLAAEGFEIAVNPYPERGLSHSLSRGIAEAALGPEVAALICLADMPFVSTSHLRELLARFDPSTAPVVASSDGDTAMPPALFASALFNKLLTGEGDRGGKALLAGAALVHAAADELLDIDRPGDLPAR is encoded by the coding sequence ATGGTCGAAGCCGCGAACATCGCCGCCGTCCTGCTCGCCGCGGGGACGTCGCAACGGTTCGGCACCGAGGACAAGCTGCTGGCGTCGCTCGCGGGCGAACCGCTGGCGCTGCACGCCGCGCGGCGGATCGTCGAACTCGCGCCGGGGCGGCGGATCGCCGTCTGCCCCAACCGCGATGGCGTTCTCGCGCAGCAGCTCGCGGCGGAAGGTTTTGAAATTGCCGTCAACCCGTACCCCGAACGCGGCTTGTCACACTCCTTGTCGCGAGGCATTGCCGAGGCGGCGCTGGGTCCGGAGGTCGCGGCACTAATCTGTCTCGCCGATATGCCCTTCGTCAGCACCAGCCATTTGCGCGAGTTGCTGGCGCGTTTCGATCCTTCGACCGCTCCCGTGGTCGCCTCATCTGATGGCGACACGGCGATGCCCCCGGCGCTGTTTGCCAGCGCGCTGTTCAACAAGCTGCTTACTGGCGAAGGCGATCGGGGTGGCAAAGCCTTGCTCGCGGGCGCGGCACTCGTGCACGCAGCCGCCGACGAACTGCTGGATATCGACCGGCCGGGCGATCTGCCCGCCCGCTGA
- a CDS encoding XdhC family protein: MIATTPTDILRFVLMRTEEGIATILVTLTSIEGSSPRAIGAQMAVAEDGRYVGSFSGGCIEAAVVAEAIGTLADGRAKLVRFGVGSPYLDIRLPCGGGIDLLFNPGPDPDAIAAVLLRHDRREAAALRLSDDGVFLDAVSDGDCVGWRDEGFRLCYAPTLRVVAIGQGEELTALARLAASFGADIAVLSPDERALADLAAEGFDTVRLTARTSLPPVRTDAWTAILSVFHDRDWEEELLPLALRLPSFYIGAIGSRRTQHIRLDILRAAGVPEDLRRKLRTSVGLIPATRDPATLALSALSQIVQEYHRIGSGTLGSNEVADRYAGNGDLMGQALQA, translated from the coding sequence ATGATAGCAACTACGCCGACCGACATATTGCGCTTTGTCCTGATGCGGACCGAGGAGGGCATTGCGACGATCCTCGTCACGCTCACTTCGATCGAAGGATCGTCGCCGCGCGCGATCGGTGCGCAGATGGCAGTGGCGGAGGACGGGCGATATGTCGGGTCCTTCTCCGGAGGCTGCATCGAGGCGGCGGTCGTTGCCGAGGCGATCGGCACGCTCGCCGACGGGCGTGCCAAGCTCGTGCGGTTCGGCGTGGGATCGCCCTATCTCGACATCCGGCTCCCGTGCGGCGGCGGGATCGACCTTTTGTTCAACCCCGGCCCCGATCCGGATGCGATCGCGGCGGTGCTGTTGCGGCATGACCGGCGCGAGGCGGCGGCATTGCGGCTATCGGACGATGGCGTGTTTTTGGACGCTGTGTCCGACGGTGATTGCGTGGGCTGGCGTGATGAGGGTTTCCGCCTTTGCTATGCACCGACGCTCCGCGTCGTCGCGATCGGGCAGGGCGAAGAACTCACCGCGCTGGCGCGGCTGGCGGCGAGCTTCGGCGCCGATATCGCCGTACTTTCGCCCGACGAACGCGCCTTGGCGGACCTGGCTGCCGAAGGATTCGACACCGTTCGGCTTACCGCGCGCACGTCGCTGCCGCCGGTGCGTACCGATGCGTGGACCGCGATCCTCTCGGTGTTTCACGACCGCGATTGGGAGGAAGAGCTACTGCCGTTAGCATTGCGTCTTCCCAGCTTTTACATCGGGGCGATCGGGAGCCGGCGAACGCAGCATATCCGGCTCGATATCTTGCGGGCAGCCGGGGTGCCGGAGGATTTGCGCCGAAAGCTGCGCACCTCGGTCGGCTTGATACCCGCGACCCGCGACCCCGCGACGCTGGCGCTGTCGGCGCTATCGCAGATCGTGCAGGAATATCACCGCATCGGCAGTGGAACCCTGGGTTCGAATGAGGTGGCCGATCGCTACGCCGGAAACGGCGATCTGATGGGTCAAGCGCTTCAGGCCTGA
- a CDS encoding tetratricopeptide repeat protein codes for MTGDDDLNALLPPAPPPAPKRREAAIAEALARFDGTPVAKRPPPQIRTPWWKSLRGPQAGLLATAALVAAISLPFAWTTLNPGAPAADERASPTPREAGRVATPDTADVPATASIAMVPSEEADRVEPNTAAPPPAPAAPPAKRVELAQAEIFAPAAATAKAEEAAPIVVQGRAAPRPSLEAASPVSAVSADRVSESDSVVVTGTRISKPPRRGDWNACTVNDPSRTLSKCKKLANKGAKDVRAQADAHLSDGLKHAWEGELDEAIIAFDQAIAVAPDLSVAYLNRGLAYDRQGESTRAIADLDRAIRHAPQSARAYYNRSLILRKQGEVRRADIDERRAINLDNRYQAAPRPD; via the coding sequence ATGACCGGCGACGATGATCTCAATGCCCTTCTGCCACCAGCTCCGCCGCCCGCGCCCAAACGGCGCGAGGCGGCCATTGCCGAGGCGCTCGCACGCTTCGACGGAACGCCTGTTGCAAAGCGCCCCCCGCCACAGATCAGGACGCCATGGTGGAAATCGCTTCGTGGCCCTCAGGCCGGGCTGCTCGCGACTGCGGCGCTGGTTGCCGCGATTAGCCTGCCCTTTGCCTGGACGACGCTCAATCCGGGCGCGCCCGCAGCCGACGAACGGGCTTCACCGACCCCTCGCGAAGCGGGCCGGGTCGCTACGCCCGACACGGCCGACGTTCCAGCCACAGCCTCGATCGCGATGGTACCGTCCGAAGAAGCTGATCGCGTCGAGCCGAACACCGCCGCGCCCCCTCCCGCCCCGGCTGCGCCACCGGCGAAGCGGGTCGAATTGGCGCAGGCTGAAATTTTTGCACCGGCGGCAGCTACCGCAAAGGCCGAAGAAGCCGCTCCTATTGTCGTTCAAGGGCGAGCAGCCCCGCGCCCCTCGCTCGAAGCCGCAAGCCCTGTTTCGGCAGTGTCCGCCGACAGGGTGTCCGAGAGTGATTCCGTCGTCGTCACCGGCACGCGTATATCGAAGCCGCCGCGGCGTGGTGACTGGAACGCCTGTACAGTCAATGACCCCAGCCGGACGCTATCCAAATGCAAGAAGCTGGCGAACAAGGGCGCGAAGGACGTCCGCGCGCAAGCCGACGCGCATCTTTCCGACGGGCTGAAGCATGCGTGGGAGGGCGAACTGGACGAGGCGATCATCGCGTTCGATCAGGCAATTGCCGTCGCGCCCGACCTTTCGGTCGCCTACCTCAATCGCGGTCTCGCTTATGATCGCCAGGGCGAAAGCACGCGCGCGATCGCCGATCTCGACCGTGCGATCCGGCATGCACCGCAATCGGCTCGCGCTTATTATAACCGCAGCCTTATCTTGCGAAAACAAGGTGAGGTTCGTCGTGCGGACATCGACGAGCGACGCGCGATCAATCTCGACAACCGATATCAAGCGGCCCCCCGCCCGGACTAA
- a CDS encoding vWA domain-containing protein: MSRFYLTLTAGLSITLVTACSQSAAPDIASPSSEATTPKAEFEADSSDIVVTGQRVAARAMDTPLAVSVIGSESVASPPPPPAQVQKMVVTGSAIRAPIPDRMMSYYQDVGRDKFTSTQENAFKIAQDEPVSTFSIDVDTASYSFVRASLNNNALPQPAAVRTEELINYFPYDYAAPRSAQQPFSSNVAVFPSPFTAGRKLVRIGIKGYAIERATRPRANLVFLIDTSGSMNAPNKLPLVKKSLGLLLDQLGPNDRVSIVTYAGSAGTALEPTPASQKDKILAVIDQLGAGGSTAGAEGIRQAYALAGRNLDSNGVNRVVLATDGDFNVGITDQNELKGYIERERGKGIFLSVLGFGMGNYNDALMQTLAQNGNGAAAYIDTLGEARKTLVDEASSTLFPIAKDVKIQVEFNPATVAEYRLIGYETRMLNRDDFDNDKVDAGDVGSGQTVTAIYEIVPVGGPRTMGDLRYSKPAPRMAAASASEYGFVKIRYKLPRSDRSQLISTPIDRRVEFARFADAPQDARFATGVAAFAELLRGGKYSGSMTYDDVLQIVGASRGTDDFGYRMELTQMVRAAKTAGSMAKLER; encoded by the coding sequence ATGTCCCGTTTCTATCTGACGCTTACCGCAGGCCTGTCGATCACGCTCGTCACCGCCTGCTCGCAATCGGCCGCGCCCGACATCGCATCGCCGTCGTCGGAGGCCACGACCCCGAAGGCCGAGTTTGAAGCGGATTCTTCCGACATCGTCGTCACGGGACAGCGTGTCGCCGCGCGCGCCATGGACACGCCGTTGGCGGTCTCCGTGATCGGTTCGGAAAGCGTCGCATCGCCCCCGCCGCCGCCTGCGCAAGTCCAGAAAATGGTCGTGACGGGCAGCGCCATTCGCGCGCCGATTCCCGACCGGATGATGTCTTATTATCAGGATGTCGGCCGCGACAAATTCACCTCGACGCAGGAAAATGCTTTCAAGATCGCGCAGGACGAGCCCGTGTCGACCTTTTCGATCGATGTCGATACCGCGTCCTATTCCTTCGTTCGCGCATCGCTGAACAACAATGCCCTGCCGCAGCCGGCGGCGGTGCGGACCGAAGAGCTGATCAACTATTTCCCCTATGACTATGCCGCGCCGCGCAGCGCGCAGCAGCCCTTCTCCTCGAATGTCGCCGTCTTTCCCAGCCCGTTCACGGCGGGCCGCAAGCTCGTTCGCATCGGCATCAAGGGCTATGCGATCGAGCGCGCGACGCGGCCGCGCGCGAACCTCGTCTTCCTGATCGACACGTCGGGATCGATGAATGCGCCGAACAAGCTGCCGCTCGTCAAGAAATCGCTCGGCCTGCTGCTCGACCAGTTGGGGCCCAACGACCGCGTGTCGATCGTGACCTATGCGGGCAGCGCGGGGACGGCGCTCGAGCCGACACCGGCGAGCCAGAAGGACAAGATCCTCGCGGTGATCGACCAGCTTGGCGCGGGTGGCAGCACTGCGGGCGCCGAGGGCATTCGTCAGGCCTATGCGCTGGCCGGGCGCAATCTCGACTCGAACGGCGTCAACCGCGTCGTGCTCGCCACCGACGGCGACTTCAACGTCGGCATCACCGACCAGAACGAACTGAAGGGTTATATCGAGCGCGAGCGCGGCAAAGGCATATTCCTGTCGGTGCTCGGCTTCGGCATGGGCAATTACAACGACGCGCTGATGCAGACGCTGGCGCAGAACGGCAATGGTGCCGCCGCCTATATCGACACGCTCGGCGAAGCGCGCAAAACGCTGGTCGATGAAGCTTCCTCGACCCTGTTCCCGATCGCGAAGGACGTGAAAATCCAGGTCGAGTTCAACCCAGCGACCGTCGCCGAATATCGGCTCATCGGCTATGAAACGCGGATGCTGAACCGCGACGATTTCGACAATGACAAGGTCGATGCAGGCGATGTCGGGTCGGGGCAGACGGTCACCGCGATCTACGAGATCGTCCCCGTCGGCGGGCCGCGCACGATGGGCGACCTGCGCTACAGCAAGCCCGCCCCACGCATGGCCGCGGCATCGGCGAGCGAATATGGCTTCGTGAAAATTCGCTACAAACTGCCGAGATCGGACCGCAGCCAGCTGATTTCGACACCGATCGACCGCCGCGTCGAATTCGCACGCTTCGCCGACGCGCCGCAAGATGCGCGCTTTGCGACCGGGGTGGCGGCCTTTGCCGAACTGCTCCGCGGCGGAAAGTATAGTGGATCGATGACCTATGACGATGTGCTCCAGATCGTCGGCGCCTCGCGCGGCACCGACGATTTCGGCTATCGCATGGAGCTGACGCAGATGGTTCGCGCCGCGAAGACGGCCGGATCGATGGCGAAGCTGGAGCGGTAA
- a CDS encoding RNA polymerase sigma factor: MADADEADILAAAIAGDRDAFAALLRRHYERIHGLAWQLTGSRADADDIAQDVCCILAEKLSAFRGDAKFTTWLCSIVYNACRDFHRRRSALTRFTGRLSVMVGLSREPDGRDLYDALWIESAIAKLKPDLRDTAVLVAGQQLTHAEAALILGIAEATVSWRMHEIRRQLAANSGADD; this comes from the coding sequence ATGGCCGACGCCGACGAAGCCGATATCCTCGCCGCGGCCATCGCCGGTGACCGTGACGCGTTCGCTGCGCTGCTGCGGCGCCACTATGAGCGCATCCACGGGCTCGCGTGGCAGCTGACGGGATCGCGCGCCGACGCCGACGATATCGCGCAGGACGTCTGCTGCATTCTCGCGGAAAAGCTCTCCGCCTTCCGCGGCGATGCCAAATTCACGACATGGCTATGCAGCATCGTCTATAATGCGTGCCGCGATTTCCACCGGCGGCGGTCGGCACTGACGCGCTTCACCGGGCGGCTGAGCGTCATGGTCGGGCTGTCGCGAGAGCCCGACGGGCGCGACCTTTATGACGCGCTCTGGATCGAAAGCGCCATCGCAAAGCTCAAACCCGATCTTCGCGACACCGCCGTGCTGGTCGCCGGACAACAGCTCACCCACGCCGAAGCCGCGCTGATCCTTGGCATCGCCGAGGCAACCGTGTCGTGGCGGATGCACGAAATCCGGCGACAGCTCGCGGCAAATTCGGGAGCCGACGATTGA